Proteins from a genomic interval of Treponema brennaborense DSM 12168:
- a CDS encoding ABC transporter substrate-binding protein — MKRGLWITVVFVLAAAAVCFTSCSKKDSGSDAKLVYWTMWNEAEPQGQVIAEAVKAFTAETGVKVEVNFNGREIRKTLQPALDAGETIDLFDEDIERVLNAWGNYLLPLDSYITRSYPTTNGKPYNTVINQTLISLAKDLGGGSVKNIPYQPSAFVTMYNKDLFAKAGVTKLPATWEEFLDTCAKLKAIGVAGITVDDAYMACLFGYCMDRMIGKDATLAMVKNNDFTNPAVLEFGKIWENMAKNGYVSAKAASNIYPAGQVEEMATGRAAMYLNGTWLPNEIKGNNPSMNWGAFAWPAIAASGDGPESNNYGAQSFGINKNTKYPAEAFSLIVWLTTGTWDAKLAQDSLGIPMANDSAWPTALAEARVVVDSTTNRLPWAVGMEDNPDINAKIKENFAKLVKGDLNAESFAKAMTK, encoded by the coding sequence ATGAAGAGAGGATTATGGATTACGGTCGTATTCGTACTTGCAGCAGCTGCAGTATGTTTCACCTCGTGCAGTAAAAAAGATTCCGGTTCGGATGCAAAGCTCGTATACTGGACTATGTGGAATGAAGCCGAACCTCAGGGTCAGGTTATTGCCGAAGCGGTAAAAGCATTTACAGCCGAAACCGGCGTTAAAGTTGAAGTCAACTTCAACGGTCGTGAAATCCGTAAAACGCTGCAGCCCGCGCTTGATGCGGGTGAAACGATCGATTTATTCGATGAAGATATCGAACGCGTTCTGAACGCGTGGGGTAACTACCTGCTGCCGCTCGATTCATACATAACCCGTTCGTATCCGACGACGAACGGTAAACCGTATAATACGGTTATCAATCAGACGCTGATTTCCTTGGCGAAAGATCTCGGCGGCGGTTCAGTCAAAAACATTCCGTATCAGCCTTCCGCTTTTGTAACCATGTACAACAAGGATCTGTTCGCGAAAGCCGGCGTAACGAAACTTCCTGCCACTTGGGAAGAATTCCTGGATACGTGCGCCAAATTGAAAGCGATCGGCGTTGCCGGTATCACCGTTGACGACGCGTATATGGCGTGTCTGTTCGGCTATTGCATGGACCGCATGATCGGCAAAGACGCAACGCTCGCTATGGTGAAGAACAACGATTTTACAAATCCCGCCGTTCTTGAGTTCGGTAAAATATGGGAAAACATGGCCAAAAACGGTTACGTCAGTGCGAAAGCCGCCTCGAACATTTATCCGGCCGGACAGGTCGAAGAAATGGCGACCGGCCGTGCCGCCATGTATCTGAACGGCACGTGGCTGCCGAACGAAATCAAAGGCAACAATCCGAGCATGAATTGGGGTGCGTTCGCGTGGCCTGCGATTGCGGCGTCCGGCGACGGTCCCGAATCGAACAATTACGGTGCGCAGAGTTTCGGTATCAACAAAAATACGAAATATCCGGCTGAAGCGTTCAGTCTGATCGTATGGCTGACTACAGGTACCTGGGACGCCAAATTGGCTCAGGACAGTCTGGGTATTCCGATGGCGAACGACTCCGCTTGGCCGACGGCGCTTGCCGAAGCACGCGTCGTGGTCGATTCTACGACGAACCGTCTGCCCTGGGCTGTCGGTATGGAAGATAATCCCGATATCAATGCCAAAATAAAGGAAAACTTTGCAAAATTGGTCAAGGGTGATTTGAACGCCGAATCGTTCGCAAAAGCCATGACGAAATAG